A window of Gopherus evgoodei ecotype Sinaloan lineage chromosome 13, rGopEvg1_v1.p, whole genome shotgun sequence contains these coding sequences:
- the NEFH gene encoding neurofilament heavy polypeptide produces the protein MLSYSVDALFGASPLRKESARSGSRSLASSGFHSQSWSRGSTAASPLRRGAGGYSQLGSSAESLESLNGELRARSEKEVLQALNERFAGYIDKVRQLEGRNRQLEGEAAALRQQQAGRSALGELYEREIGEMRGAVVRLGSEKGQLQLELERLEEDIQHLRQRLDDEARQREETEAAARALGRYTEESSLAKGELEKKAQALQDEALFLRRTHEEEVSELLLQIQGSQASLEFRDSAKPDVTSALREIRAQLEGHAVQNALQSEEWFRVRLDKLSEAAKVNTDAIRSAQEEISEYRRQLQSKVTEFEALKGTKESLERQRADIEDRHHANVLSYQETIQQLDNELRNTKWEMAAQLREYQDLLNVKMALDIEIAAYRKLLEGEECRIGFGLGPFPFPETPPKLPSISTHIKVKREEKVKVVEKPDKETVIVEKQTEEIQVTEEVTEEEEAEKKEEAGEEGGEEAEAKEEEKEEPKEEVEGEEEKPKSPEKEEAKSPKKARSPMKEEAKSPEAKSPEKPASPTKEEAKSPEAKSPEKPASPTKEEAKSPEAKSPEKVKLPVKGEAKPPEKEATPQKELVKSPQKETKVPVKEETPKEKEEKAPAKPKVEEKEDSKKEEGPKKEIPAKEIHKPEPKVEEKKEEEKPKEDDKKKAAEPEPPAPEEKKKEAVKAEEKEKEPAKPAPKPKEEKMEEKAAKQKPEPKPQEKEAKAKEPSKPAEKEPEKPKAEEKKEEPKKEKAEPKTDQEEKPKAEAKPKEESEAAKTEPSKDTKETPKAEAPKDAPKATKPKAEKVEKSSSTDPKEGKPTGKAAAADDKGEKNEK, from the exons ATGCTGAGCTACAGCGTAGACGCGCTCTTCGGGGCCAGCCCGCTCCGCAAGGAGAGCGCCCGGAGCGGCTCCCGCTCGCTGGCCTCCAGCGGCTTCCACTCGCAgtcctggtcccgcggctccaccgccGCCTCCCCGCTCCGGCGCGGTGCGGGCGGCTACAGCCAGCTGGGCTCGTCGGCCGAGAGCCTGGAGTCGCTGAACGGCGAGCTGCGCGCCCGCTCCGAGAAGGAGGTGCTGCAGGCGCTCAACGAGCGCTTCGCCGGCTACATCGACAAGGTGCGGCAGCTGGAGGGGCGCAACCGGCAGCTGGAGGGCGAGGCGGCGGCGCTGCGGCAGCAGCAGGCCGGGCGCTCGGCGCTGGGCGAGCTCTACGAGCGGGAGATCGGTGAGATGCGGGGCGCCGTGGTGCGGCTGGGCAGCGAGAAGGGgcagctgcagctggagctggagcggcTGGAGGAGGACATCCAGCACCTCCGACAGCGGCTGGACGACGAGGCCCGGCAGCGGGAGGAGACCGAGGCGGCCGCCCGGGCCCTGGGCCGCTACACGGAGGAGTCGAGCCTGGCCAAGGGCGAGCTGGAGAAGAAGGCGCAGGCGCTGCAGGACGAGGCGCTCTTCCTCCGCCGCACGCACGAGGAGGAGGTGAgcgagctgctgctgcagatccAGGGCAGCCAGGCCTCGCTCGAGTTCCGCGACAGCGCCAAGCCCGACGTCACCTCGGCCCTCAGGGAGATCCGAGCCCAGCTGGAGGGGCACGCGGTGCAGAACGCGCTGCAGTCCGAGGAGTGGTTCCGAG TGAGGCTGGACAAGTTGTCAGAAGCTGCCAAGGTGAACACGGATGCAATCCGCTCTGCTCAGGAGGAGATTTCGGAATACCGCCGGCAGCTCCAGTCCAAGGTCACCGAATTTGAAGCCCTCAAGGGGACCAAGGAATCCTTAGAAAGGCAGAGAGCGGACATAGAAGACCGTCATCATGCTAATGTCTTGTCCTATCAG GAAACCATCCAGCAGCTGGACAACGAGCTGAGGAATACCAAGTGGGAGATGGCAGCTCAGCTCCGCGAGTACCAGGACCTGCTGAATGTCAAGATGGCCCTGGATATAGAAATTGCTGCTTACAG AAAGCTGTTGGAAGGAGAGGAATGTCGCATCGGGTTTGGACTCGgacctttccccttccctgagACACCCCCTAAACTCCCCAGCATTTCCACCCACATAAAGGTGAAACGTGAGGAGAAAGTCAAAGTGGTGGAGAAGCCTGATAAGGAAACTGTGATTGTGGAGAAGCAGACAGAGGAAATCCAGGTGACTGAAGAGGTAACGGAGGAAGAGGAGGCCGAGAAGAAAGAAGAAgctggagaggagggtggggaagaagCTGAGgcaaaggaggaagagaaggaagaaccCAAGGAAGAAGtggaaggtgaagaagaaaagccCAAGTCCCCAGAAAAGGAGGAGGCAAAGTCTCCAAAGAAGGCCAGGTCCCCAATGAAGGAGGAAGCCAAATCCCCAGAAGCCAAATCTCCAGAGAAGCCTGCATCCCCCACCAAGGAGGAAGCCAAGTCCCCAGAAGCCAAGTCTCCAGAGAAGCCTGCATCCCCCACCAAGGAGGAAGCCAAGTCCCCAGAAGCCAAGTCACCAGAGAAGGTCAAGCTTCCTGTGAAGGGTGAGGCCAAGCCTCCAGAGAAAGAAGCAACCCCCCAAAAAGAATTGGTCAAATCACCCCAGAAAGAAACCAAGGTGCCTGTAAAAGAAGAGACGCCGAAAGAGAAAGAGGAGAAAGCCCCAGCCAAACCTAAAGTAGAGGAGAAGGAAGACAGCAAGAAAGAGGAGGGGCCAAAAAAGGAAATCCCAGCCAAGGAGATTCACAAACCTGAGCCTAAggtagaagagaagaaagaggaggagaagcccAAAGAAGATGACAAGAAAAAAGCTGCCgagcctgagccccctgcccccgaggagaagaaaaaggaagctGTAAAGGctgaagagaaagagaaggagccTGCCAAACCAGCACCAAAACCCAAAGAAGAGAAGATGGAGGAGAAAGCTGCAAAGCAGAAGCCTGAGCCTAAACCTCAGGAAAAGGAAGCCAAGGCCAAGGAGCCCAGCAAACCAGCAGAGAAGGAGCCTGAGAAACCAAAGgctgaagaaaaaaaggaagaaccTAAAAAGGAGAAGGCTGAGCCCAAAACGGACCAAGAGGAGAAACCCAAAGCTGAAGCTAAACCCAAAGAAGAGTCAGAGGCTGCCAAGACAGAACCCAGCAAAGACACCAAGGAGACCCCCAAGGCAGAAGCACCCAAAGACGCGCCAAAGGCTACCAAGCCCAAGGCAGAGAAAGTGGAGAAgtcctccagcacagacccaaaAGAGGGCAAACCCACAGGGAAAGCTGCTGCTGCCGACGACAAAGGCGAAAAGAACGAGAAGTGA